The following coding sequences are from one Paenibacillus tundrae window:
- the hxlA gene encoding 3-hexulose-6-phosphate synthase produces the protein MKLQLALDLVNIPDGIALVKEVEQYIDIVEIGTPIVINEGLHAVKAMKEAFPNLQVLADLKIMDAGGYEIMKAAEAGADLVTVLGATNDMTIKGAVEEAKKQNKQVLVDMINVPDLEKRAREIDALGVDYICVHTGYDQQAAGQSPFEDLQTIKRAVKNAKTAVAGGIKLDTLPEVIKAQPDLVIVGGGITGQDDKAAVASEMQRLVRQG, from the coding sequence ATGAAATTACAACTCGCACTGGATCTCGTTAATATCCCTGATGGTATCGCACTTGTTAAAGAAGTTGAACAATATATTGACATCGTTGAGATTGGTACACCAATCGTAATTAACGAAGGATTGCACGCTGTTAAAGCAATGAAAGAAGCTTTCCCTAACCTGCAAGTCCTTGCTGACCTGAAAATTATGGATGCAGGTGGTTACGAAATTATGAAAGCTGCTGAAGCAGGTGCAGATCTGGTAACTGTCCTTGGTGCAACCAACGACATGACGATCAAAGGCGCTGTGGAAGAAGCTAAAAAACAAAACAAACAAGTTCTGGTTGATATGATCAACGTGCCTGACCTTGAAAAACGCGCACGTGAAATCGATGCTCTTGGCGTTGACTACATCTGTGTACACACAGGTTATGACCAACAAGCAGCAGGACAAAGCCCATTTGAAGATCTGCAAACGATCAAACGTGCTGTGAAAAACGCAAAAACAGCTGTAGCGGGTGGAATTAAGCTCGATACGCTTCCAGAAGTAATCAAAGCACAACCGGATCTCGTAATCGTTGGCGGCGGAATTACAGGTCAGGATGACAAAGCAGCAGTTGCATCTGAAATGCAACGTCTTGTACGCCAAGGCTAA
- the hxlB gene encoding 6-phospho-3-hexuloisomerase, whose product MSTNQYAADILKELERTLSQIDDAEMQTMAEHILAAEQIFVAGAGRSGLMGKAFAMRLMQMGLRVYVVGETVTPGISPKDFLLLCSGSGETGSLAAMAQKANKAGAPVGLITIKPESTIGQIADSVVRIPASAKEDTATAGAAVTIQPMGSLFEQGLLLGMDALVLTLMEMKSMTGADMFGRHANLE is encoded by the coding sequence ATGAGCACAAACCAATACGCAGCAGATATCTTGAAGGAGCTGGAGCGTACACTGAGCCAGATCGACGATGCAGAAATGCAGACGATGGCTGAGCATATTCTGGCCGCTGAACAGATCTTTGTCGCAGGTGCAGGTAGATCTGGTCTGATGGGTAAAGCTTTTGCCATGAGATTAATGCAGATGGGTCTTCGGGTCTATGTGGTAGGCGAGACCGTTACACCGGGTATTAGTCCGAAAGATTTCCTGCTATTATGCTCAGGCTCAGGGGAGACGGGCAGTCTAGCAGCGATGGCTCAAAAGGCTAACAAAGCTGGAGCACCTGTCGGTCTGATTACCATTAAACCAGAGTCTACAATTGGACAAATCGCAGATTCAGTAGTACGCATCCCGGCTTCAGCCAAAGAGGATACCGCCACTGCTGGAGCGGCAGTAACGATTCAGCCCATGGGTTCCTTGTTTGAACAGGGATTGTTACTAGGCATGGATGCACTGGTTCTTACGTTGATGGAAATGAAGAGTATGACCGGAGCAGACATGTTTGGACGCCACGCTAACCTAGAATAG
- a CDS encoding winged helix-turn-helix transcriptional regulator codes for MASEVKERINLKEINCEKELTLAVIGGKWKLIILWHLGLEGTKRFSELKRLIPHITQKMLTNQLRELEEDQLIERKVYAEVPPRVEYTLTDHGQNLMPVLHAMYNWGKNYGENVIWKA; via the coding sequence ATGGCATCCGAAGTCAAGGAACGGATTAACCTGAAAGAGATCAATTGTGAGAAGGAATTAACGCTAGCTGTTATTGGCGGCAAATGGAAATTGATCATTCTATGGCACTTAGGTTTGGAAGGTACTAAACGATTCAGTGAGTTGAAACGACTGATCCCTCATATTACGCAGAAAATGCTGACGAACCAGCTGCGCGAATTAGAGGAAGATCAATTAATTGAGCGTAAAGTATACGCTGAGGTACCTCCACGTGTGGAGTACACTCTGACAGATCATGGACAGAATCTGATGCCAGTGCTACATGCAATGTATAACTGGGGTAAGAACTATGGTGAGAATGTCATCTGGAAGGCATAA
- the pepF gene encoding oligoendopeptidase F, whose product MEKIRTRAEVAEETTWNLQDLFATDTEWEAELGALPEAAAHVETFKGRLGEGAEQLLACLDALEALQERIVKTASYARLKQSEDSTNPVNIENSAKAGDILSHLSSSLSFVHSEITDLPEGTVERYTEELPGLQPYARSLNRLIKDKKHRLSPETEKVLASLGEVLDSPYRIYLRGKLADMKFDDALDEEDNNRPLSWSFYENNYEMSSDTKLRRSAYAAFSAKLNDYKNTFAEGYAAEVKKQVVMSRLRGYDDVTEMLLNSQQVSKEMYNNVLDIIQKELAPHMRRLAALKKRELGLDKLMFCDLKAPLDPEFSPAITYEEACKLIQEALAVLGPEYGEIVDRAFNDRWVDYADNAGKSTGAFCSSIYGAHSYILISWANNMRGAFTLAHEVGHAGHFMLAGRYQRLTNTRPSLYFIEAPSTMNEMLLADHLLQRSDNPRMRRWVILQLLNTYYHNFVTHLLEGELQRRVYALATKDQPITAQTLSQLKGDILSEFWGPELVIDEGAKLTWMRQPHYYMGLYPYTYAAGLTASTAAAVRIREEGQPAVDRWLEALKSGGSLDPQELMKLAGVDMSGPEPIRSAVAYVGSLVDELERLYS is encoded by the coding sequence ATGGAAAAAATACGTACACGCGCTGAAGTCGCGGAGGAAACAACCTGGAATTTGCAAGATTTATTTGCCACCGATACAGAATGGGAAGCAGAGCTTGGCGCTCTCCCTGAAGCAGCTGCACATGTCGAAACATTCAAAGGTCGCTTAGGTGAAGGTGCAGAACAGCTATTGGCTTGTCTCGACGCCTTAGAAGCGCTTCAGGAACGGATCGTGAAGACCGCTTCGTATGCTCGACTGAAGCAGTCAGAAGACAGTACGAATCCTGTAAATATTGAGAATTCTGCAAAAGCAGGGGACATCCTCTCTCATTTGTCATCCTCGTTGTCCTTTGTTCATTCTGAGATTACAGATCTTCCTGAAGGTACAGTGGAACGATATACGGAGGAGCTTCCAGGTCTCCAGCCTTATGCTCGCAGTTTGAATCGATTAATCAAAGACAAGAAGCATCGCTTATCTCCCGAGACCGAGAAGGTACTGGCTTCACTTGGAGAGGTATTGGATTCGCCGTACCGTATCTATCTGCGAGGTAAATTAGCGGATATGAAGTTCGATGATGCACTCGATGAGGAAGACAACAATCGTCCACTTTCTTGGTCTTTCTATGAGAATAATTATGAAATGTCTTCGGATACGAAGCTACGTCGCTCAGCCTATGCGGCATTCAGTGCCAAGCTGAACGATTACAAAAATACGTTCGCTGAGGGTTATGCGGCAGAAGTGAAGAAACAGGTCGTGATGTCCCGGTTGAGGGGCTATGACGATGTGACGGAGATGCTCCTTAATTCACAACAAGTATCCAAAGAGATGTACAACAATGTGCTGGATATTATCCAGAAGGAACTCGCTCCACATATGCGAAGACTTGCTGCGCTTAAGAAAAGAGAGCTCGGTCTAGACAAGCTGATGTTCTGTGATCTGAAGGCTCCTCTTGATCCAGAATTCAGTCCAGCGATAACCTATGAAGAAGCATGTAAGTTAATTCAAGAAGCACTTGCTGTTCTTGGGCCAGAGTATGGCGAGATTGTAGATCGGGCATTCAATGATCGCTGGGTAGACTATGCGGATAATGCAGGTAAATCCACGGGAGCGTTCTGTTCCTCGATCTATGGTGCACACTCTTATATTCTCATCTCTTGGGCAAATAACATGCGCGGAGCCTTCACACTTGCTCATGAAGTGGGACATGCTGGACATTTCATGCTTGCTGGGCGCTATCAGCGACTGACGAACACACGACCTTCTTTATATTTCATAGAAGCACCTTCGACAATGAATGAGATGTTGCTTGCAGACCATCTATTGCAACGTTCCGACAATCCGAGAATGCGCCGCTGGGTTATATTGCAGCTTCTCAATACGTATTATCATAACTTTGTTACCCATCTATTAGAAGGGGAATTACAGCGTCGTGTCTATGCTCTAGCGACTAAGGATCAACCGATTACAGCCCAAACCTTGAGCCAGCTCAAAGGTGATATTCTCTCCGAGTTCTGGGGGCCGGAACTGGTCATTGACGAAGGTGCGAAGCTGACCTGGATGAGACAACCTCATTATTACATGGGATTATATCCATATACCTATGCGGCAGGTCTAACTGCATCTACTGCCGCCGCTGTACGTATACGTGAAGAAGGACAACCTGCAGTGGATCGCTGGCTCGAAGCACTTAAGTCGGGTGGAAGCCTTGATCCGCAGGAACTAATGAAGCTTGCTGGTGTGGATATGTCCGGGCCAGAACCCATTCGCTCGGCTGTAGCTTATGTTGGCAGTCTGGTCGATGAACTCGAACGTCTGTATTCCTAA
- a CDS encoding DUF2500 domain-containing protein, whose product MFISGALTMDGFGVFDDMNGVPGFEGSQGGFFSGFGSFEMLSAWIPIMFGVVFVGIAGIIAYVIISNLRTWSANNAAALLTLHSTIVAKRTQVRGGGNSRASTYYYVTFELDNAERIELMVGGSDYGALVERDQGMLTYQGTRFKHFERDLQQQSGISTGRFYT is encoded by the coding sequence ATGTTCATCTCTGGTGCATTAACTATGGATGGGTTCGGTGTCTTTGACGACATGAATGGTGTACCAGGATTTGAGGGCAGTCAAGGCGGTTTCTTTTCAGGATTTGGCTCATTCGAGATGCTGAGCGCATGGATACCAATCATGTTTGGCGTGGTGTTTGTGGGAATTGCGGGAATTATTGCTTATGTGATCATTTCTAACTTACGCACCTGGTCAGCCAACAATGCTGCTGCATTGCTCACATTACATTCCACAATCGTGGCGAAACGGACGCAGGTAAGAGGAGGAGGGAACAGCAGAGCTTCAACGTATTATTACGTGACCTTTGAACTGGATAACGCGGAACGTATTGAACTGATGGTTGGAGGCAGTGATTATGGAGCCTTGGTCGAAAGAGATCAGGGAATGCTTACCTATCAGGGAACTAGATTTAAGCATTTTGAACGAGATCTACAACAGCAGTCTGGGATCAGTACTGGACGTTTCTATACGTAA
- a CDS encoding rhamnulokinase, which yields MSVLAYDLGASSGRALLGHLNDQGIETLEIHRFKNEPVKVGERMHWDILRLHHELLAGLNLVKQSGEQPESLAIDSWAVDYGLLGSNGELLGNPYHYRDAQFNGMMEQVREELTSEAIFERTGIQFLSFNTIYQLATLRRHQSPLLNEAERFLMIPDILRYFLTGEAVNEFTNATTTQLYNPTKAQWDHELLAHIGISDKLFGEVVMPGTHIGQVRDSICGDLGISAIPVIAVAEHDTGSAVVAVPATDRSFAYLSCGTWSLMGTEIDQPAISAESLALNFTNEGGAGGTFRLLKNIMGLWILQECMREWERQGQAISYAELLAKAERSTPFASLFDPDDDLFLAAGDMTTRIQKYCQDTGQTQPQDQGAIARAILESLALKYRRVLGWTEQLSKQSFNGLHMVGGGIQNRLLCQWTANSIGKPVWAGPAEGSAIGNMAVQWMASGAFKDIWEARRAIRDSFPITTYEPQDRTTWEEAYGRFIRITDAFRAQAESEV from the coding sequence GTGAGTGTACTAGCGTATGATCTTGGCGCAAGCAGTGGCAGGGCGCTGCTTGGGCATCTGAATGATCAAGGCATCGAAACGCTCGAAATCCATCGATTCAAGAATGAACCGGTGAAGGTCGGAGAGCGAATGCATTGGGATATCCTACGGTTACATCATGAGTTGTTGGCAGGACTAAATCTAGTGAAGCAGTCGGGAGAGCAGCCGGAGAGCTTGGCTATCGATTCTTGGGCTGTGGATTATGGGTTGCTAGGTAGTAATGGCGAACTGTTAGGTAATCCGTATCATTACCGTGATGCACAGTTTAACGGCATGATGGAGCAGGTGCGTGAAGAGTTAACATCAGAGGCAATATTCGAACGTACGGGAATTCAATTTCTTAGTTTTAATACGATATATCAGTTAGCTACACTTCGTCGCCATCAATCGCCGTTGCTTAATGAAGCAGAACGCTTTCTGATGATTCCAGATATCCTTCGTTACTTTTTGACAGGGGAAGCTGTGAATGAATTTACGAACGCTACGACGACTCAGCTATATAACCCTACAAAGGCTCAATGGGATCATGAGCTGTTAGCCCATATTGGCATATCCGATAAGTTATTCGGTGAGGTCGTGATGCCAGGAACGCATATAGGTCAGGTTCGAGACAGCATTTGCGGTGATCTGGGGATCTCCGCCATTCCGGTGATTGCGGTTGCAGAGCATGATACAGGTTCAGCTGTTGTAGCGGTACCTGCTACGGATCGTTCATTTGCTTATCTTAGTTGTGGAACGTGGTCATTAATGGGCACTGAGATTGATCAACCGGCCATCAGCGCAGAGAGCTTGGCGTTGAACTTCACGAATGAAGGCGGGGCTGGAGGGACGTTCCGCTTGCTCAAGAACATTATGGGTCTTTGGATATTACAGGAGTGCATGCGTGAGTGGGAGCGTCAAGGACAAGCAATTAGTTATGCTGAATTGTTAGCGAAGGCAGAACGTTCGACGCCATTTGCGAGTCTTTTTGACCCAGATGATGATCTGTTCCTTGCTGCTGGCGATATGACCACTCGCATACAAAAATATTGCCAGGATACGGGGCAGACGCAACCTCAAGATCAAGGTGCAATTGCTCGTGCGATTTTGGAGAGTCTTGCACTGAAGTATCGAAGAGTGTTGGGGTGGACTGAACAGCTCTCCAAACAATCTTTTAACGGATTGCATATGGTGGGTGGCGGTATTCAGAATCGTTTATTATGTCAGTGGACAGCGAATTCAATTGGCAAACCGGTATGGGCCGGCCCCGCAGAGGGCAGTGCAATCGGAAATATGGCGGTGCAGTGGATGGCAAGTGGTGCTTTTAAAGATATTTGGGAAGCTCGTAGAGCCATCCGTGATTCATTCCCGATTACAACGTATGAACCACAAGACAGGACAACTTGGGAAGAAGCGTACGGCAGATTCATACGCATCACAGATGCATTCCGGGCTCAAGCTGAGAGCGAGGTGTAA
- a CDS encoding DeoR/GlpR family DNA-binding transcription regulator, which produces MLAAERYDRIVELVNATGSMRVSELSEHCRVTEETIRRDLDRLEQAGRLKRSHGGAVSIKEDQPEIPYRVRETTHAEEKKRIALAAVSMIRPGDRILLDASTTAGYMAANMPDIPLTVLTNSIQVATELSSKDRIEVISTGGQLAGRSLSFVGPLAERSLETYHVDKLFLSCKGVHLESGGISESNELQARLKQKMVAISDQVILLADTSKFGVRAFARVTELSTVHAIITDQPLADDLMDRMSGYNIELTIV; this is translated from the coding sequence ATGCTAGCAGCAGAGCGGTATGACCGGATTGTGGAGTTGGTTAATGCAACCGGCAGTATGCGTGTATCCGAACTGAGTGAACATTGCCGTGTGACGGAAGAAACCATTCGTCGAGATCTGGATCGCTTAGAACAAGCCGGACGGTTGAAACGTTCTCATGGTGGGGCGGTTAGCATCAAGGAGGATCAACCAGAGATTCCATATCGGGTAAGAGAAACGACGCATGCGGAAGAAAAGAAACGGATTGCTTTGGCAGCGGTGTCCATGATTCGCCCCGGTGATCGCATTCTGCTAGATGCAAGTACAACGGCAGGTTACATGGCCGCCAATATGCCAGATATCCCGCTTACGGTATTAACAAACTCGATTCAAGTAGCGACAGAGCTGAGTAGCAAGGATCGAATCGAAGTGATCTCCACAGGAGGACAGTTGGCTGGACGTTCGTTGTCTTTTGTAGGGCCACTTGCGGAGCGTTCCTTGGAGACATACCACGTTGATAAATTATTCTTGTCTTGCAAAGGCGTTCATCTGGAGAGCGGAGGTATTAGCGAGTCCAATGAGCTTCAGGCTAGATTGAAGCAGAAGATGGTTGCTATATCGGATCAAGTTATTCTGCTCGCAGACACAAGCAAATTCGGTGTCCGTGCCTTTGCTCGTGTAACTGAGCTTAGCACTGTTCACGCAATTATCACGGATCAGCCGTTAGCCGACGACCTTATGGATCGGATGAGTGGATATAACATAGAATTAACGATTGTTTAA
- a CDS encoding (Fe-S)-binding protein yields the protein MKVSLFITCLSDAIYPRVGEAMVRLLAAHGVRLHFPPVQTCCGQPSYNSGYWDETRVAAKTILEAFDDSDFVVCPSGSCTYMIHHYPELFADEPEWLEKAKRLEAKAYEFTQFLVQVLGITDVGAHFPHKVTYHPSCHGSRLLGVKDEPMALLSAVKGLEFVPLPFSEDCCGFGGTFAIKMSDISGAMVTEKVDHIKETDAEVLVGLDMACLMNIAGNLRYRNEPVRVMHLAELLYEGVQTG from the coding sequence ATGAAAGTCTCCTTGTTTATTACCTGTCTAAGTGATGCCATCTATCCTCGTGTTGGAGAAGCGATGGTTAGATTACTTGCCGCTCATGGCGTTCGATTGCATTTCCCACCTGTCCAGACGTGTTGTGGTCAGCCTTCTTATAATAGTGGCTATTGGGATGAGACACGGGTCGCAGCCAAAACGATTTTGGAAGCGTTTGATGACAGTGATTTTGTTGTGTGTCCTTCAGGCTCATGTACGTATATGATTCATCATTATCCTGAACTATTTGCCGATGAACCAGAATGGCTGGAGAAGGCCAAAAGACTGGAAGCGAAGGCGTATGAATTCACACAATTCCTTGTCCAAGTGTTAGGGATTACCGATGTCGGAGCACATTTCCCACATAAGGTAACCTATCATCCATCCTGTCATGGTAGCCGTCTACTCGGGGTAAAAGATGAACCGATGGCGCTGTTATCTGCGGTAAAAGGTTTGGAGTTTGTTCCGCTTCCGTTCAGTGAAGATTGCTGCGGGTTCGGGGGTACATTTGCCATCAAAATGTCTGATATTTCCGGGGCGATGGTGACAGAGAAGGTGGATCATATCAAAGAAACAGATGCTGAAGTATTAGTTGGACTTGATATGGCATGTCTAATGAATATCGCAGGCAATCTGCGATACCGCAACGAACCGGTGCGTGTGATGCATTTGGCCGAATTGTTGTATGAGGGGGTGCAGACCGGATGA
- a CDS encoding LutB/LldF family L-lactate oxidation iron-sulfur protein, which yields MSQPGVMDVTVKERAELALNDDFLRKAVRFTTERLRNGKKSASEEHGNWDEWRERGRQIRLHTIAHLDYYLNEFVNNARANGVHIHFAESSAQAAAIALDIAAHNDAASVVKSKSMVSEEVHLNHALESAGIEAIETDLGEYIIQLAGEAPSHIVIPAIHKNRYQIAELLSKEAGEILEPDTTVLAGFVRKKLREKFLEAEIGMTGCNFAIAETGSMVLFENEGNARMVSTVPKTQITLMGMERIIPSWTDLEVMATLLPRSATGQKLTMYMSGITGPRRSEDGDGPDEMHIIIVDNGRSLQLGDPEFQELLNCIRCGACLNACPVYRHIGGHAYGGTYSGPIGAVLTPALNGNIDEWNDIASASSLCGACYEACPVKIPLHDMLVYLRRRKVEEGHGNKLESAGMKGFAAVVSNSKRFSAAIRLGQLGQKAVVRNNGISLKLGPLKGWNSYRVAPSLAKRSFRQQWNKLDQEMNLEPKKMDASVQNRMEQILRERTEGGGKHE from the coding sequence ATGAGCCAGCCAGGTGTAATGGATGTTACGGTAAAGGAACGTGCTGAACTAGCATTGAACGATGATTTTTTACGTAAAGCCGTAAGGTTCACGACCGAACGTTTACGTAATGGGAAGAAGTCAGCATCCGAGGAGCATGGTAACTGGGATGAATGGCGCGAGCGCGGACGTCAGATTCGTCTGCATACAATCGCTCATTTGGATTATTATCTGAATGAGTTCGTAAACAATGCACGAGCAAACGGGGTTCATATTCATTTTGCAGAATCCTCCGCACAGGCTGCTGCAATTGCCCTTGATATTGCTGCTCATAATGATGCTGCGTCTGTTGTGAAGTCAAAGTCCATGGTCTCAGAAGAAGTTCATTTGAATCATGCCTTGGAATCGGCAGGAATCGAGGCGATTGAGACGGATCTAGGTGAGTACATCATCCAGTTGGCTGGTGAAGCCCCATCTCATATCGTTATTCCCGCCATTCATAAGAATCGATACCAGATTGCTGAACTCTTGTCCAAAGAAGCAGGCGAAATTCTAGAGCCGGACACGACCGTGCTTGCTGGCTTTGTTCGCAAAAAGCTGCGTGAGAAGTTCCTTGAAGCTGAGATTGGCATGACAGGCTGTAATTTTGCCATCGCAGAAACTGGATCCATGGTGCTATTCGAAAATGAAGGTAATGCTCGGATGGTATCCACGGTACCCAAAACACAAATTACACTGATGGGCATGGAACGGATTATTCCTTCGTGGACAGACCTAGAAGTGATGGCTACGCTATTGCCACGTTCGGCAACAGGTCAGAAGCTTACGATGTATATGTCTGGTATAACCGGTCCTCGTCGTAGTGAAGATGGGGATGGCCCAGATGAAATGCACATTATTATTGTAGACAACGGTCGTTCCCTCCAACTCGGTGACCCAGAATTTCAAGAATTGCTGAACTGTATTCGCTGCGGTGCTTGTCTTAATGCTTGCCCGGTCTACCGTCATATCGGCGGTCACGCCTATGGGGGAACATATAGTGGGCCAATCGGTGCTGTGCTGACACCTGCATTGAATGGCAACATTGATGAATGGAATGATATTGCAAGTGCTTCGAGTTTGTGCGGAGCATGCTATGAGGCGTGCCCAGTCAAAATTCCACTCCATGATATGCTTGTGTATTTGCGTAGACGCAAGGTGGAGGAAGGTCATGGCAACAAGCTTGAAAGTGCAGGCATGAAAGGGTTCGCCGCGGTTGTATCCAATTCCAAACGATTCAGCGCGGCCATACGTCTCGGACAGTTAGGTCAGAAGGCGGTTGTACGTAACAACGGTATCTCACTGAAGCTCGGCCCGCTAAAAGGATGGAATAGTTACCGGGTTGCACCGAGTCTAGCGAAACGTTCCTTCCGGCAACAATGGAACAAGCTGGATCAAGAAATGAATCTGGAGCCGAAGAAGATGGATGCATCCGTCCAGAATCGCATGGAGCAGATCCTGCGTGAACGTACGGAAGGAGGCGGCAAGCATGAGTAG
- a CDS encoding LutC/YkgG family protein has product MSSEHQQWLNQLEKKSREQQEHFMNDIASKLRRPRQRHAPTQPFRGAPSFWNELEWDEEKRIQAFTENFVSVGAHIARVQNLEEASQFISTKANELGAKYLIRQNEQAMTDLGLEQALPDVQISVWNTKPDENWRARAAEADIGVVMADYATAYTGSVTVLSSPEKGRSVSLLPTVLIIIIPVERLYTRLGETLNRFDSVGRENLPAGIHFISGPSRSSDIENDLTIGVHGTGIVYGLIMG; this is encoded by the coding sequence ATGAGTAGCGAACACCAGCAGTGGTTGAATCAATTAGAGAAGAAGTCTCGTGAGCAGCAAGAGCATTTCATGAATGACATTGCTTCCAAATTGAGAAGACCCAGACAGAGACATGCTCCAACGCAGCCATTCCGTGGTGCGCCTTCATTCTGGAATGAGCTGGAGTGGGACGAGGAGAAGCGGATCCAGGCGTTTACTGAAAACTTTGTGAGTGTGGGAGCGCATATTGCACGCGTTCAGAATTTAGAGGAAGCCTCACAGTTTATTTCTACAAAAGCAAATGAGCTTGGTGCCAAATATCTCATTAGACAAAATGAGCAAGCGATGACCGATTTGGGACTCGAACAAGCCCTCCCCGATGTGCAAATATCTGTCTGGAACACGAAACCGGATGAGAACTGGCGAGCACGTGCGGCGGAAGCGGATATTGGCGTTGTTATGGCAGATTATGCGACAGCTTATACTGGCTCAGTGACCGTGCTATCTTCACCTGAAAAAGGAAGATCGGTTAGTCTGCTTCCTACGGTTCTAATCATTATTATTCCGGTGGAACGCTTGTATACAAGACTAGGTGAAACGCTGAATCGATTCGATTCCGTTGGACGAGAAAATCTTCCCGCGGGTATTCATTTTATTTCTGGCCCGAGCCGTTCCTCGGATATTGAAAATGATCTGACCATCGGTGTACATGGAACAGGTATTGTCTATGGACTTATTATGGGCTAA